The Halogranum gelatinilyticum genome contains a region encoding:
- a CDS encoding threonine synthase, producing the protein MNTTEAFVGLECTSCEEVFGVDTHGRCPDCGAPLDPAYDYDAVDIERADLEGRPHEGLWHFDALLPFPADAAITTAEGATPLVEAPRLASELDVGRVVIKDDGRNPTGTTLDRGFSVAMTAAKQQDAEDATIAAPGHGAQSLAAYAGRANVRHHSFVPSRSTFQNKAMTNVHGGDMRVVGGRFPDAVEAKAEQVLDGWLDLQEFTTPYRHEGAKTIAYELAAGLEWDVPDAVVVPTGTGEFLVGVEKGFRELRTLGLVDDVPRLFAAQPEGCAPIATAFERGLDAPEPWTNPDTVCGELEITDPAGGELALRALEATDGAAVAVADDDALQSAYSAARYEGIEMGVNPGVAAAGAWDLADEFGDDATVVLLNTEAGGKTADLLRSHLMGKGI; encoded by the coding sequence ATGAACACGACGGAGGCGTTCGTCGGTCTCGAATGCACCAGTTGTGAGGAAGTCTTCGGCGTCGACACGCACGGCCGCTGTCCCGACTGCGGCGCGCCGCTGGACCCGGCTTACGACTACGACGCCGTCGACATCGAGCGCGCGGACCTGGAAGGTCGCCCGCACGAGGGGCTGTGGCATTTCGACGCGCTGCTGCCGTTCCCCGCCGACGCGGCGATTACGACCGCCGAGGGGGCGACCCCGCTCGTCGAGGCCCCGCGACTGGCCTCGGAACTCGACGTCGGCCGCGTGGTCATCAAGGACGACGGCCGCAACCCGACGGGGACGACGCTGGACCGCGGCTTCTCCGTCGCGATGACCGCGGCGAAGCAGCAGGACGCGGAGGACGCGACCATCGCCGCGCCGGGCCACGGCGCGCAGTCGCTCGCCGCCTACGCCGGTCGGGCGAACGTCCGGCACCACTCGTTCGTCCCGTCGCGCTCGACGTTCCAGAACAAGGCGATGACGAACGTCCACGGCGGCGACATGCGCGTCGTCGGCGGTCGGTTCCCCGACGCGGTCGAGGCGAAGGCCGAACAGGTGCTCGACGGCTGGCTCGACCTCCAGGAGTTCACGACGCCCTACCGTCACGAGGGGGCGAAGACGATTGCCTACGAACTCGCGGCGGGCCTGGAGTGGGATGTCCCCGACGCCGTCGTCGTCCCGACGGGCACGGGCGAGTTCCTCGTCGGCGTCGAGAAGGGCTTCCGCGAACTCCGGACGCTCGGTCTCGTCGACGACGTCCCGCGACTGTTCGCCGCCCAGCCCGAGGGCTGTGCCCCCATCGCCACCGCGTTCGAGCGCGGGCTGGACGCGCCCGAGCCGTGGACGAACCCCGACACGGTCTGTGGCGAACTGGAGATCACCGACCCCGCAGGCGGCGAGTTGGCCCTTCGAGCATTGGAGGCGACCGACGGCGCGGCCGTCGCCGTCGCCGACGACGACGCACTGCAGAGTGCCTACTCGGCCGCCCGCTACGAGGGCATCGAGATGGGCGTCAACCCCGGCGTCGCCGCCGCGGGCGCGTGGGACCTCGCCGACGAGTTCGGTGACGATGCGACGGTCGTCCTGCTCAACACCGAAGCCGGTGGCAAGACCGCCGACCTGCTGCGCAGTCACCTGATGGGTAAGGGCATCTAG
- a CDS encoding NAD(P)/FAD-dependent oxidoreductase yields the protein MQDESVVVAGAGLAGLVAARRLAAADVDVTVYERRDEVGGRVRTERRGGYRLDRGFQVLFTAYPMVRAELDLDALDLRRFKPGANIARPDNVSALSDPLRDPTALVPSLRNPEITTTDKMRTLALRQHVTAMEEDEFFTGRDMSIRQYLREWGFSRQYVENFVAPFYGGITLDRSLGTSKHVFEYTFRALSEGGIALPADGMQAVPEQLAANARDAGAEIRLGEPVESIDDSGEGVTVTTSEGTVEAGAAIVATDPKQAHELTGVDAIPTEARSCVTQHYSLPAREAPDTGKRLLLNAGEASPNTVVNMTAVAPEYAPGDKELLNATFLGEDAQNRSAEELEAETRRVLEAWYPNEDYSDLERVETHRIPFAQFDQPPGVHETLPDTRNAGGRTYLAGDYTRWSSIQGAMRSGRDAAEAVVSDLF from the coding sequence ATGCAGGACGAATCCGTCGTCGTGGCCGGTGCGGGGCTGGCAGGACTGGTCGCCGCCCGCCGCCTCGCCGCGGCCGACGTCGACGTCACCGTCTACGAACGTCGCGACGAGGTCGGCGGTCGCGTGCGAACCGAACGCCGCGGCGGCTACCGCCTCGACCGGGGCTTCCAAGTGCTGTTCACCGCCTACCCGATGGTCCGCGCCGAGTTGGACCTCGACGCGCTCGACCTCCGGCGGTTCAAGCCCGGCGCGAACATCGCCCGCCCGGACAACGTCTCCGCGCTCTCGGACCCGCTGCGCGACCCCACCGCCCTCGTCCCGTCGCTCCGGAATCCGGAGATAACGACGACCGACAAGATGCGCACCCTCGCGCTCCGCCAGCACGTCACCGCGATGGAGGAAGACGAGTTCTTCACCGGCCGCGACATGAGTATCCGCCAGTATCTCCGCGAGTGGGGCTTCTCTCGCCAATACGTCGAGAACTTCGTCGCGCCCTTCTACGGCGGCATTACGCTGGACCGCTCGCTGGGGACGTCGAAACACGTCTTCGAGTACACCTTCCGCGCGCTCTCGGAGGGCGGTATCGCCCTCCCCGCCGACGGGATGCAGGCCGTCCCCGAGCAGTTGGCCGCGAACGCCCGCGACGCAGGAGCCGAAATCCGCCTCGGCGAACCCGTCGAGTCCATCGACGACTCGGGCGAGGGCGTGACCGTCACGACGAGCGAGGGGACGGTCGAAGCGGGCGCGGCAATCGTCGCGACCGACCCGAAGCAGGCCCACGAACTGACCGGTGTCGACGCCATTCCGACCGAAGCCCGAAGCTGTGTCACTCAGCACTACAGCCTGCCCGCCCGCGAGGCACCCGACACGGGCAAGCGACTGCTGCTCAACGCGGGCGAGGCGTCACCGAACACCGTCGTCAACATGACTGCCGTCGCGCCGGAGTACGCGCCGGGTGACAAGGAACTCTTGAACGCGACGTTCCTCGGCGAGGACGCTCAGAACCGCTCGGCCGAGGAACTCGAAGCGGAGACGCGCCGCGTGCTCGAAGCCTGGTATCCCAACGAGGACTACAGCGACCTCGAACGCGTCGAGACCCACCGTATCCCGTTCGCGCAGTTCGACCAGCCGCCGGGCGTCCACGAGACGCTGCCCGACACACGTAACGCGGGAGGGCGAACCTACCTCGCGGGCGACTACACCCGGTGGTCCTCGATTCAGGGCGCGATGCGCAGCGGCCGCGACGCCGCCGAAGCGGTCGTCTCGGACCTGTTCTGA